The Bacillota bacterium genome has a window encoding:
- the murJ gene encoding murein biosynthesis integral membrane protein MurJ: MENKNSVFKVALILSVVSILSRPLGFIREQVIAWRFGAGATVDAYVAALFIPQLLAGIIGGILPTAFLPVYSEDRDTPEGRSLVATTAGAIALLGIAGSVLAQIFAPLLVRVLVGSFSAEQQAVTASLLQVLSFGTFLMSLSAFLTILFNSHQQFFLPALIPVLQNVIIIAGLLLLGTWGIEGLAWSTLVSMGVTAVLLFMLALYRGFPVLAVPKFWNPKFIKVLKLSAPIFVSSLFGQVYMVVDRRLASGLDVGSIAALNFANRLVQLPVSIFVAALATAAYPTLAALASRGDKKGFASTTISSLRGLVVLLVPATVGLWVLRYPIVRLAFERGSFDAAATEKTAYALGFYALGLLGLATAQVLTRAFFSLHDTLTPVKIGIATSLLNTALALLLVYPLAHGGLALANSLGTSVSSLWLFYALRKKLGPVPMGMLPLLLKVGGASLVMGVTSAVVMAFTAGYGQIISLGAAVSLGLLVYGLSLLLAGVDEVALVLKKLQNRFGKKLR, encoded by the coding sequence GTGGAGAATAAGAATTCCGTTTTCAAAGTGGCACTCATTCTCAGTGTGGTGTCGATTCTGAGCCGACCCCTTGGTTTTATTCGCGAGCAAGTCATTGCCTGGCGCTTTGGCGCCGGCGCAACTGTCGATGCCTATGTCGCCGCCCTTTTTATCCCCCAACTACTAGCAGGTATTATCGGGGGTATACTGCCCACGGCCTTTCTGCCTGTGTACAGTGAGGACCGTGATACGCCAGAAGGAAGGAGCCTCGTGGCCACCACAGCGGGAGCAATTGCCCTGCTTGGCATCGCCGGTAGTGTGCTGGCACAAATATTTGCGCCACTCTTGGTGAGGGTTCTCGTGGGCAGCTTTTCGGCGGAACAACAGGCTGTGACTGCTTCACTCTTGCAAGTTCTCTCTTTTGGTACCTTTTTGATGAGTTTATCGGCTTTCTTAACCATATTGTTTAACAGCCATCAACAATTCTTCTTGCCAGCCTTAATTCCGGTTCTGCAAAACGTCATCATTATCGCGGGCTTGTTGCTACTTGGGACTTGGGGTATAGAGGGGCTGGCATGGTCCACATTGGTCTCCATGGGTGTGACGGCGGTGCTGCTCTTCATGTTAGCGCTCTATCGTGGGTTTCCGGTCCTAGCCGTGCCGAAGTTTTGGAATCCAAAATTCATTAAAGTGCTCAAGCTTTCGGCGCCCATCTTTGTGAGCAGTCTCTTCGGGCAGGTGTACATGGTGGTTGATCGCCGCCTCGCCTCCGGGCTCGATGTGGGCAGCATCGCCGCCCTGAACTTTGCGAATCGCCTTGTTCAATTGCCGGTTTCTATTTTTGTGGCCGCGCTGGCGACCGCGGCTTATCCCACCTTGGCCGCCCTGGCCTCGCGTGGTGATAAAAAAGGTTTTGCCTCGACCACAATTAGCAGCCTGCGGGGCTTGGTAGTGCTTCTGGTGCCAGCGACGGTAGGTCTATGGGTATTGCGTTACCCGATAGTGCGTTTGGCTTTTGAACGAGGCTCGTTTGATGCCGCTGCGACAGAGAAGACCGCCTATGCGCTGGGTTTTTATGCCTTAGGCTTGCTCGGACTGGCTACGGCACAGGTCCTAACTCGCGCTTTTTTTTCCCTGCATGATACTCTGACGCCCGTGAAAATAGGCATTGCTACCTCCTTGCTGAACACAGCCCTGGCCTTACTCTTGGTCTACCCTTTGGCCCACGGAGGGCTAGCGTTAGCTAATTCTCTCGGAACTTCTGTTAGCTCGCTATGGCTATTTTATGCGCTGCGCAAAAAACTAGGACCTGTGCCGATGGGCATGCTGCCTCTGCTCCTAAAAGTGGGTGGGGCTTCACTAGTAATGGGTGTTACAAGCGCTGTGGTCATGGCCTTTACTGCCGGATATGGACAAATTATCTCGCTTGGAGCGGCTGTGTCGCTGGGGCTACTGGTCTATGGCCTCTCATTGCTACTGGCTGGGGTAGATGAGGTGGCCTTGGTACTAAAGAAGCTGCAAAATAGG